A single region of the Halogeometricum sp. S3BR5-2 genome encodes:
- a CDS encoding amphi-Trp domain-containing protein, with translation MPEEVLFKSESAQNRDEIASYLRNVAEKLEQGDSITLRAGEESVTMDPPGRPTFEVKAEREGPADGPGELSIEFELEWDENSKSAEGGSDSLEIE, from the coding sequence ATGCCTGAAGAAGTCCTGTTCAAATCCGAGAGTGCCCAGAACCGAGACGAAATCGCGTCGTACCTTCGGAACGTCGCCGAAAAGCTCGAGCAAGGAGATTCCATCACCCTGAGGGCGGGGGAAGAGTCCGTCACGATGGACCCCCCGGGACGTCCGACATTCGAAGTCAAAGCCGAACGGGAAGGGCCGGCCGATGGCCCCGGTGAGCTAAGCATCGAATTCGAACTCGAATGGGATGAGAACAGTAAGAGTGCTGAGGGGGGCTCAGATAGTCTCGAGATCGAATAA
- a CDS encoding heavy metal translocating P-type ATPase: MAENPDADTTGPASGGGQRRELTARLTVPEMDCPSCAQKVDKSLQRVDGVVDATLQPTTGTASVTYDSDRTTEAEVVQAIENAGYEVVNGGHNTEETSEGGMEIAPPSEVWTSPRAKKTWIGAAFLTVGLLFEFLLAGQNIAIASVLNYPLHIADVLFLVATVASGIPVVRSGYYSAKNRSLDIDLLMGTAIIAATGIGYFVEAATLAVLFSIAELLEDYAMDRARDSLRELMELSPDEATVLRDGEEVTVPAEEVDVGETVVVRPGDKIPLDGTVIDGESAVDQSPITGESVPVDKTAGDEVYAGAINEEGYLEVEVASTAGDSTLSRIIEMVQGAQAKKTESEQFVDRFSGYYTPLVVVLAILTAAIPPLVIADPISVDVAGYGFTFAGDWQTWFIRGLTLLVIACPCAFVISTPVSVVSGITSAAKNGVLIKGGNYLEAMGEVDAVALDKTGTLTKGELAVTDVVPVGDTTEDDLLRRAAGLERRSEHPIAAAILARAEEAGVGDLPDPSGFESLTGKGISGEIDGETYYAGKPALFEELGFDLARARRETDGGVVAEEAAEADDGAFAENALTALEREGKTVVIVGTESELLGAIAIADEVRPASKWAVERLHELGVERVVMLTGDNEGTARAIAEQVGVDEYRAELLPDEKVDAVEELQAEYGEVAMVGDGINDAPALATAEVGIAMGAAGTDTALETADIALMGDDIGKLPYLYDLSHTANGVIRQNIWASLGVKFLLALGVPLGLVSVALAVVVGDMGMSLGVTGNAMRLSRIEPDRFSDT; encoded by the coding sequence ATGGCAGAGAACCCGGATGCGGATACAACGGGGCCAGCGAGCGGCGGCGGGCAGCGACGGGAGCTGACCGCCCGCCTCACCGTCCCCGAGATGGACTGTCCCTCGTGTGCCCAAAAGGTCGACAAGAGCCTCCAGCGCGTCGACGGTGTCGTCGACGCCACGCTCCAACCGACAACCGGGACAGCCAGCGTCACCTACGATTCCGACCGCACGACCGAGGCGGAGGTTGTTCAGGCAATCGAGAACGCAGGCTACGAGGTCGTCAACGGTGGACACAACACCGAAGAGACATCGGAAGGCGGGATGGAGATTGCTCCCCCGTCAGAGGTGTGGACGAGCCCGCGAGCGAAGAAGACGTGGATTGGAGCGGCGTTCCTCACCGTCGGGCTCCTCTTCGAGTTCCTCCTCGCAGGACAGAACATCGCCATCGCAAGTGTCCTCAACTACCCGCTTCACATTGCGGACGTACTCTTCCTCGTGGCAACCGTCGCCAGTGGCATCCCGGTCGTCCGTAGCGGGTACTACTCCGCGAAGAACCGAAGCCTCGACATCGACCTACTGATGGGAACGGCGATCATCGCGGCGACCGGTATCGGCTACTTCGTCGAGGCCGCCACGCTGGCCGTCCTATTCAGCATCGCCGAGCTGCTCGAGGACTACGCGATGGACAGGGCACGGGACTCCCTGCGCGAGCTGATGGAACTCTCGCCCGACGAGGCGACCGTCCTTCGCGATGGTGAGGAAGTGACCGTTCCCGCCGAGGAGGTCGACGTTGGCGAGACCGTCGTCGTCCGCCCCGGCGACAAGATTCCGCTCGACGGAACGGTCATCGACGGCGAGAGTGCAGTCGACCAGTCGCCGATCACGGGCGAGAGCGTCCCCGTCGACAAGACTGCCGGCGACGAGGTCTACGCCGGCGCGATCAACGAAGAGGGGTACCTCGAGGTAGAGGTCGCCTCGACTGCTGGCGATTCGACGCTCTCGCGCATCATCGAGATGGTACAGGGCGCACAGGCGAAGAAGACCGAGTCTGAGCAGTTCGTCGACCGCTTCTCCGGCTACTACACACCCCTCGTCGTCGTGCTGGCAATCCTGACCGCCGCTATCCCGCCGCTGGTTATCGCCGACCCCATCTCGGTGGACGTGGCCGGGTACGGGTTCACTTTCGCCGGCGACTGGCAGACGTGGTTCATCCGGGGGCTCACTCTGCTGGTGATCGCCTGCCCGTGTGCGTTCGTCATCTCCACACCCGTCTCGGTGGTGTCGGGCATCACCAGCGCCGCGAAGAACGGCGTCCTGATCAAGGGCGGCAACTACCTCGAAGCGATGGGCGAAGTCGATGCCGTCGCGCTCGACAAGACGGGGACGCTCACGAAGGGCGAACTCGCCGTCACCGACGTGGTCCCGGTCGGTGACACCACGGAGGACGATCTGCTCCGTCGCGCCGCCGGGCTGGAGCGTCGCAGTGAGCACCCCATCGCTGCGGCGATTCTCGCCCGTGCTGAGGAGGCGGGCGTGGGCGACCTGCCCGACCCGAGTGGCTTCGAGAGCCTCACCGGAAAGGGCATCAGCGGGGAGATTGATGGCGAGACGTACTACGCGGGCAAGCCCGCGCTCTTCGAGGAGCTGGGCTTCGACCTCGCTCGAGCACGCCGCGAGACGGACGGCGGCGTCGTGGCGGAAGAGGCGGCCGAGGCCGACGACGGGGCGTTCGCCGAGAATGCACTCACCGCGCTGGAGCGGGAGGGCAAGACGGTCGTTATCGTCGGGACGGAGTCGGAACTGCTGGGTGCGATCGCCATCGCCGACGAGGTGCGCCCGGCCTCGAAGTGGGCCGTCGAACGCCTGCACGAGCTGGGCGTCGAGCGCGTGGTGATGCTCACCGGCGACAACGAGGGCACCGCCCGCGCCATCGCCGAGCAGGTCGGTGTCGATGAGTATCGCGCAGAACTCCTGCCCGACGAGAAGGTCGACGCTGTCGAGGAGTTACAGGCGGAGTACGGTGAGGTCGCGATGGTCGGTGACGGCATCAACGACGCGCCCGCGCTCGCCACCGCGGAGGTCGGCATCGCGATGGGCGCGGCCGGCACCGACACCGCTCTTGAGACGGCCGATATTGCGTTGATGGGCGACGACATCGGGAAACTCCCGTACCTGTACGATCTGTCGCATACGGCCAACGGTGTGATCCGGCAGAACATCTGGGCGAGTCTCGGCGTGAAGTTCCTGCTCGCGCTGGGCGTGCCACTGGGGCTGGTCAGCGTTGCGTTGGCGGTCGTTGTCGGTGATATGGGGATGAGCCTCGGTGTCACTGGGAACGCGATGCGATTGTCGCGAATCGAGCCCGACCGGTTCTCCGACACCTGA
- a CDS encoding helix-turn-helix domain-containing protein, with protein sequence MRELVFALEYEPGCNRVADALADHPDARVRSLSLHATAEQLWRVDHATGTPEALDAIEDAFLNGDYYADCLATEDCNATQTTRVLDRTDDALILYSDWERTPTCASVPHIARDHLGDGVLFETRHEGRHYTWRLIHSGEGDVAAFFDALKVAVGECAQMEMLRTADTTSARGSDGTPSGLPPAQEAALQAAVEHGYYESPREVDVGELAEHLDVPRSTLTYRLRRAEEHLAKQHVAGERVTEEQLASR encoded by the coding sequence ATGCGCGAACTCGTCTTCGCCCTCGAATACGAGCCCGGCTGCAACAGGGTGGCGGACGCCCTCGCCGACCACCCCGACGCTCGCGTTCGCTCGCTCTCGCTGCACGCCACTGCCGAGCAGCTCTGGCGGGTCGACCACGCCACCGGAACTCCTGAGGCGCTCGACGCCATCGAGGACGCCTTTCTCAACGGCGATTACTACGCTGACTGTCTCGCCACCGAGGACTGCAACGCCACACAGACCACCCGCGTCCTCGACCGCACGGACGACGCGCTCATCCTCTACTCAGATTGGGAGCGCACTCCGACCTGCGCCTCAGTCCCCCACATCGCTCGCGACCACCTCGGCGACGGCGTGCTGTTCGAGACTCGTCACGAGGGCCGCCACTACACGTGGCGACTCATCCACTCCGGTGAGGGCGACGTGGCGGCGTTCTTCGACGCTCTCAAAGTCGCCGTCGGGGAGTGCGCCCAGATGGAGATGCTCCGCACAGCGGACACAACATCAGCTAGGGGAAGCGACGGAACACCGAGTGGATTGCCTCCAGCCCAAGAGGCTGCTCTCCAGGCCGCAGTCGAACACGGCTACTACGAATCACCCCGCGAGGTCGACGTCGGAGAACTCGCAGAGCATCTCGACGTGCCACGGTCAACACTCACCTACCGACTCCGTCGGGCGGAAGAACATTTGGCGAAGCAACACGTCGCCGGCGAGCGGGTCACGGAAGAACAGCTGGCATCGCGCTAA
- a CDS encoding universal stress protein: protein MYDSILLPVDGSEHAAKIVHHAAELAQWTGTTIQLLFVADTTQDSVTVVDGTVVDALEQEGETIVADVAETLETLGVEHDTDVVQGSPAPTIVDYAERYDHDLIVLPTHGRTGISRYLLGSVTEKVVRLSDVPVLTARMQSDEQLAFPYENILIPTDGSPASTAAAKHGLTLAAALDATVHILSVVDVTSLGPDVRSVLSDDELERPAVEAVEEVATKADEHDLASVQTYVEHGSPAEMIREHIETNEVHAVVMGASGRRGVDRVLLGSVAEKTVRSAPVPVITVHDQS, encoded by the coding sequence ATGTACGATTCGATTCTCCTCCCAGTTGACGGCAGCGAACACGCAGCCAAAATCGTCCATCATGCGGCCGAGCTCGCGCAGTGGACCGGGACGACGATTCAGCTGCTGTTCGTTGCCGATACGACTCAGGACAGCGTCACTGTTGTCGACGGGACCGTCGTTGATGCACTGGAACAGGAGGGAGAGACGATCGTCGCGGATGTCGCGGAGACGCTCGAAACTCTCGGTGTCGAGCACGACACCGACGTCGTTCAGGGCAGCCCAGCACCAACAATTGTCGACTACGCCGAGCGATACGACCACGACCTAATCGTCTTGCCCACCCACGGCCGGACCGGCATCTCACGCTATCTCCTTGGAAGCGTCACGGAGAAAGTGGTGCGCTTGTCCGATGTCCCCGTTCTGACCGCTCGAATGCAATCTGATGAGCAGCTAGCATTCCCGTACGAGAATATTCTTATCCCGACCGATGGGAGTCCTGCTTCGACTGCTGCCGCCAAGCATGGGCTGACACTTGCGGCGGCGCTTGACGCCACTGTCCACATCCTTTCTGTCGTGGATGTTACATCGCTGGGCCCTGACGTGCGCTCTGTGCTTTCAGATGACGAACTCGAGCGACCGGCAGTAGAGGCTGTCGAGGAGGTGGCCACGAAAGCCGATGAACACGATCTGGCATCCGTCCAAACGTACGTCGAACATGGGTCGCCTGCGGAAATGATCCGTGAACATATTGAAACGAATGAGGTCCATGCCGTCGTGATGGGGGCTAGTGGCCGCCGTGGCGTCGATCGAGTTCTTCTCGGGAGTGTCGCGGAAAAGACGGTCCGATCAGCACCTGTGCCGGTTATCACCGTCCACGATCAGTCGTAG
- a CDS encoding restriction endonuclease encodes MAVLDDLSGFEFEDLMEDVFRNFGYENVRQAERTADEGRDVIMEEVVDGTRRAIIVECKHTGTVGRPVVQKLHSAIATFDFDGPKRGMVATTGRFTNPAEEYADRLQRNDDPYPIELIDGEDLREIADEIGLDLYNGRIEILCDETLRPYDPAADVDAPVQEAFRDIENIEAADLPVPHSQVTFRPVVAITADTNAVFETSVGVIHRINDRTQFVVHAERGHPKVADDEVATLVTENFHATVPLDTGQFTEVFADVDERRFGQTQTEYKEWAVDRLQDYHTTTVTYTGDNNVTYNKTCEPNLSDISVQSIEPVYLPEVRQTTEILEYSYPYEYYAAGPSRVTLEDGIHRCVHCETSGVDETYTYCPNCGAIACDTHIKTERLEGEPVCTGCAVTERFALKRKYFYDEENLGAFRKEYAEMPLHEKAMENKLLAGGSVVATLLLVVGLLVIGGII; translated from the coding sequence ATGGCTGTACTGGACGACCTCTCTGGATTCGAGTTCGAGGACTTGATGGAGGACGTCTTCCGGAACTTCGGCTACGAAAACGTCCGCCAGGCCGAGCGGACGGCCGACGAGGGGCGCGACGTCATCATGGAGGAGGTCGTCGACGGCACGCGACGGGCGATCATCGTCGAGTGTAAGCACACCGGGACGGTCGGCCGGCCGGTCGTCCAGAAGCTGCACTCGGCCATCGCGACGTTCGACTTCGACGGCCCGAAGCGAGGGATGGTCGCCACCACAGGTCGATTTACGAACCCTGCCGAGGAGTACGCTGACCGGCTCCAGCGGAACGACGATCCCTATCCCATCGAGCTGATCGACGGCGAGGACCTTCGGGAGATCGCCGACGAAATCGGTCTCGATCTCTACAACGGGCGCATCGAGATCCTCTGTGACGAGACGCTCCGACCGTACGATCCGGCGGCGGATGTCGACGCACCTGTCCAGGAGGCGTTCCGCGACATCGAGAACATCGAGGCCGCGGATCTACCGGTGCCGCACTCGCAAGTGACGTTCCGACCAGTGGTTGCGATCACCGCCGACACGAACGCTGTCTTCGAGACCTCAGTCGGTGTCATCCACCGGATCAACGACCGCACACAGTTCGTTGTCCACGCTGAGCGCGGCCATCCGAAGGTGGCCGACGACGAAGTCGCGACGCTGGTCACCGAGAACTTCCACGCGACGGTCCCCCTCGATACCGGGCAGTTTACCGAGGTATTCGCCGACGTCGATGAGCGCCGGTTCGGCCAGACCCAAACGGAGTACAAGGAGTGGGCTGTTGACCGCCTCCAGGATTACCACACGACGACGGTGACCTACACCGGCGACAATAACGTCACGTACAACAAGACGTGTGAGCCGAATCTCTCGGACATCTCAGTGCAATCGATTGAGCCGGTGTATCTACCTGAGGTTCGGCAGACGACAGAGATACTGGAGTACTCGTATCCGTACGAATACTATGCTGCTGGCCCCTCACGGGTCACTCTGGAGGACGGGATTCATCGCTGCGTCCACTGCGAAACGAGCGGCGTCGACGAGACGTACACCTACTGTCCGAACTGCGGGGCGATCGCCTGCGACACCCACATCAAGACCGAACGGCTCGAAGGGGAGCCGGTCTGTACCGGCTGTGCGGTGACCGAACGGTTCGCGCTGAAGAGGAAGTACTTCTACGACGAGGAGAACCTCGGCGCGTTCCGCAAGGAGTACGCCGAGATGCCACTCCACGAGAAGGCGATGGAGAACAAGCTGCTTGCTGGAGGGAGCGTGGTTGCGACGCTGCTGCTCGTCGTCGGACTACTCGTGATCGGCGGCATCATCTAA
- a CDS encoding DoxX family protein codes for MSLESIALAGSQALLGLVGVAVGGAKVTHQEDQIEDFQRFGYPQWFRILTGLIEIGAGLALLAGLVWLSAFTVAGGLLLSSVMVGAVATHIRTGDPLSKTAVPAVLFAFTAGLLIIRDVTIPL; via the coding sequence ATGAGTCTGGAGAGTATCGCGCTCGCCGGTTCCCAAGCTCTGCTCGGACTCGTGGGCGTGGCCGTCGGCGGTGCGAAGGTCACCCATCAGGAGGACCAGATCGAAGACTTCCAGCGATTCGGATATCCACAGTGGTTCCGAATCCTCACCGGTCTCATCGAGATTGGCGCCGGTCTCGCGTTGCTCGCGGGCCTGGTGTGGCTCTCCGCGTTCACCGTGGCGGGTGGGCTTCTCCTGAGTAGCGTGATGGTGGGCGCAGTGGCCACGCACATCCGTACTGGCGACCCACTATCGAAAACTGCCGTGCCAGCGGTCCTCTTCGCCTTCACAGCGGGGCTGCTCATAATCCGTGACGTGACGATCCCGCTGTAA
- a CDS encoding DUF7568 family protein yields the protein MPRITNWSRESRTPTLAYRNTETGARAVLHRAPDSYRYKWRGAILVDGYPVWSRGFETKEATTFRDALRERPAPELNCSECPNNDVLVGEKAADGAKVQRWYNCPDCGYEAPSRIVYGPER from the coding sequence ATGCCCAGAATCACCAACTGGTCCCGGGAGAGTCGTACGCCAACACTTGCGTATCGTAACACCGAGACCGGTGCCCGAGCCGTGCTACACCGGGCTCCGGACTCCTATCGATACAAGTGGCGGGGAGCGATCCTCGTCGACGGCTATCCGGTCTGGTCGCGAGGCTTCGAGACGAAGGAGGCGACAACGTTCCGGGATGCGCTTCGAGAGCGGCCAGCGCCCGAACTGAACTGTTCGGAGTGTCCGAACAACGACGTCCTCGTCGGCGAGAAGGCAGCAGACGGGGCGAAGGTCCAGCGCTGGTACAACTGCCCGGACTGTGGGTACGAAGCCCCCTCACGTATCGTCTACGGCCCTGAACGCTGA
- the merB gene encoding organomercurial lyase produces the protein MSRFFGASIDTFDDMVAAIRKVVEGDGIAIDELCHVDGETPHYAKTADETYYFRCFYDGIALAHLVDEPVEIRTETPTEEPIEIQMSPADGVDVTPPDAVMSFGVTTESDVPADETPSAPDVYGAVCPYVKAFYTREDYERWAEDVAATTVGIPLDAGVPIAAALTAPAPSEGAQ, from the coding sequence ATGAGCCGGTTCTTCGGCGCCTCGATCGACACGTTCGACGACATGGTCGCGGCGATCCGCAAAGTGGTCGAGGGGGACGGGATTGCTATCGACGAACTCTGTCACGTCGACGGCGAGACCCCGCACTACGCGAAGACGGCGGACGAAACCTACTACTTCCGGTGTTTCTACGACGGGATCGCGCTCGCACATCTCGTGGACGAACCCGTCGAAATCCGGACTGAAACTCCCACGGAGGAGCCGATCGAGATCCAGATGTCACCCGCGGACGGTGTCGACGTCACGCCGCCAGACGCGGTCATGTCCTTCGGGGTGACCACTGAGAGCGACGTACCCGCTGACGAGACGCCTTCCGCGCCCGATGTCTACGGCGCTGTCTGTCCGTACGTGAAGGCGTTCTACACTCGCGAGGACTACGAGCGCTGGGCGGAAGACGTGGCGGCCACCACGGTCGGTATTCCCCTCGACGCCGGCGTTCCTATTGCCGCCGCACTGACGGCACCCGCACCGTCGGAGGGTGCCCAATGA
- a CDS encoding DUF6166 domain-containing protein, whose product MGGQLVYTPDGDVLDKHLHVLRRAPGGFDWGPQADEARIDQLAIALLADSATKNIALDHYKEFAQYLREELEGDEWRLPTSDISADTWSRDIDVADETPSPEDVDITAVDFDEMTFAVERALCEQHDISIHQSVDDRREELEDARQAVQSETTDSEESQTDTGGFEFPAASQ is encoded by the coding sequence ATGGGTGGACAGCTGGTGTACACGCCCGATGGCGACGTGCTGGACAAGCACCTCCACGTCCTACGCCGCGCCCCTGGCGGGTTCGACTGGGGACCACAGGCTGACGAGGCCCGCATCGATCAGCTCGCGATCGCGCTGCTGGCCGATTCAGCGACGAAGAACATCGCGCTCGACCACTACAAGGAGTTCGCGCAGTACCTGCGTGAAGAGCTCGAGGGTGACGAGTGGCGGCTCCCGACCAGCGACATTTCGGCCGATACCTGGTCGCGAGACATCGACGTCGCTGATGAGACGCCCTCACCGGAAGACGTCGACATCACGGCAGTCGATTTCGACGAGATGACCTTCGCGGTCGAGCGAGCGCTCTGCGAGCAGCACGACATTAGCATCCACCAGAGCGTCGACGACCGCCGCGAGGAACTGGAAGACGCCCGCCAGGCAGTCCAATCAGAAACTACCGACTCGGAGGAGTCACAGACCGACACCGGCGGGTTCGAGTTCCCCGCAGCTAGCCAGTAG
- a CDS encoding MarR family transcriptional regulator, with translation MISKAGLAVLDALSTGREATPAELAAETGYSRDHLYDVLDELLAAGLLTETRGSSNQRRVRIAEHPVTEAYRTLQSEFSHVDWTELLSPATLRVCWYLDRPRHIADIADRLGITRQGVHSALSPLKHRALLSRSDSKYALHDEVSPLLAFARATVEHEHRARVRKIAPSATITWCDPNRSLVRLQTDEDTDALQAAPGWEMTGLGRFAAYGLQFFLAGEPPFWYAPGEELTAAEVVCHTLLLDSGSRRVSYSMLLIEAEDIDQETLVETAQWYDLEPTVKALYRPLQGDFDRTDDLPVILPKKDEYMALKEQYGVS, from the coding sequence ATGATTTCGAAGGCCGGACTCGCCGTGCTTGACGCGCTGAGTACCGGCCGTGAAGCAACACCGGCGGAACTCGCGGCCGAAACCGGATATTCACGAGACCATCTGTACGACGTACTCGACGAATTGCTCGCAGCGGGATTGCTCACAGAAACCCGTGGGTCCAGCAATCAGCGTCGTGTCCGCATCGCGGAACATCCAGTTACCGAAGCGTATCGAACGCTGCAGTCGGAGTTCAGCCACGTAGACTGGACGGAACTGCTCTCCCCAGCCACACTCCGCGTGTGTTGGTATCTCGATAGACCACGACACATCGCTGATATCGCAGACCGGCTCGGAATCACTCGACAAGGTGTCCACAGCGCGTTATCACCGCTCAAGCACCGAGCACTACTCTCCAGATCCGATTCGAAGTACGCCCTTCATGACGAAGTCTCGCCACTGTTGGCGTTCGCCCGGGCTACTGTAGAGCACGAACATCGAGCCCGAGTCCGGAAAATCGCCCCCAGCGCCACGATCACGTGGTGCGATCCGAACCGATCTCTCGTCCGCCTGCAGACCGACGAGGATACGGACGCACTCCAAGCAGCTCCGGGCTGGGAGATGACCGGACTGGGTCGGTTTGCAGCGTATGGTCTACAGTTTTTCCTCGCCGGCGAGCCTCCGTTCTGGTATGCTCCAGGTGAGGAGCTAACGGCTGCTGAAGTCGTATGCCATACGCTCCTTCTGGATAGCGGATCTCGGCGGGTTAGCTATTCGATGCTGCTGATCGAGGCGGAGGATATCGATCAGGAGACACTCGTCGAGACCGCACAGTGGTACGACCTGGAACCCACTGTGAAAGCGTTGTATCGGCCACTTCAGGGCGACTTCGACAGAACAGATGATCTGCCAGTCATCCTCCCAAAGAAGGACGAATATATGGCACTCAAAGAGCAGTACGGTGTCTCGTAA
- a CDS encoding DUF6735 family protein, translating to MGHRALVAYERTDGQYTLHYSHWGAANLKLKHRISAKSPFGGEDTDSKWAKQLLAELADGLEADAVDGYLADEDRPSTVVEPKPRATALTLDEIVADHLDYLHHEAFFVVSTTFEVTAYRTLWFGLQYDSETVEQGETVGNGALATVRWYDGEPVGDGHLQGQFAALKDVVGDMLDKGVFTPSTARQYLKRKLAERVGDRQELRIPTGESPFEKASLGKT from the coding sequence ATGGGCCACCGCGCACTCGTTGCGTACGAACGCACGGACGGACAGTACACGCTCCACTACTCTCATTGGGGTGCTGCGAACCTGAAGCTCAAGCACCGAATCTCGGCTAAGTCGCCGTTCGGTGGCGAGGATACCGACTCGAAGTGGGCGAAGCAGCTGCTGGCGGAACTGGCCGATGGCCTCGAGGCAGATGCGGTCGACGGCTACCTCGCTGACGAGGACCGACCGTCGACGGTCGTCGAGCCGAAGCCCCGCGCCACCGCGCTCACCCTCGACGAGATCGTCGCTGACCATCTCGACTACCTCCACCACGAGGCGTTCTTCGTGGTGTCGACGACGTTCGAGGTGACCGCCTACCGGACGCTGTGGTTCGGCCTGCAGTACGACTCGGAGACAGTCGAACAGGGAGAGACGGTCGGGAACGGCGCGCTCGCGACGGTGCGCTGGTACGACGGCGAGCCGGTCGGCGACGGCCACCTACAGGGACAGTTCGCGGCCCTCAAAGACGTCGTCGGCGACATGCTCGACAAGGGCGTCTTCACGCCGTCGACGGCGAGACAGTACCTAAAACGGAAGCTGGCCGAGCGGGTCGGAGACCGACAGGAGCTTCGCATTCCGACCGGGGAATCACCCTTCGAGAAGGCGAGCCTCGGCAAGACGTAA
- a CDS encoding winged helix-turn-helix transcriptional regulator, with protein sequence MDLLSRRYAMQLVCVVDAIGPARYGDIEATFEEVSSSTLSTRLEELVDAGILSREQYDEIPPRVEYELTETGEELGERLEPLLTWAEEIDETELATGQE encoded by the coding sequence ATGGACCTCCTCAGCCGCCGGTACGCGATGCAACTCGTCTGCGTGGTCGACGCGATCGGCCCAGCCCGCTACGGCGACATCGAAGCGACGTTCGAGGAGGTGAGCAGCTCGACGCTCTCGACGCGACTCGAGGAACTCGTCGACGCCGGCATCCTCTCCCGTGAGCAATACGACGAAATCCCGCCACGGGTCGAATACGAACTCACAGAGACCGGTGAAGAACTGGGAGAACGTCTGGAACCACTGCTCACGTGGGCCGAAGAAATCGACGAGACGGAACTCGCTACTGGCCAGGAGTAA
- a CDS encoding DUF7567 family protein yields the protein MSLEVLDRHSEALFEFLWCPVCGQELFTHIPFEGVFCKNCNTQVVLRESQENRGYEEAVLACFDTDSTWNLHVDEKLRRDLPDGSARVKILGAPGAYKVDWWSPAPGEDWEPVKRGEFDDVEEPKEVSHLA from the coding sequence ATGAGTCTTGAAGTACTCGACCGACACAGCGAGGCACTGTTCGAGTTCCTCTGGTGCCCCGTCTGCGGTCAGGAATTGTTCACCCACATTCCCTTCGAGGGAGTGTTCTGCAAGAACTGCAATACGCAGGTCGTCCTCCGAGAGTCCCAAGAAAACCGTGGCTACGAGGAGGCTGTGCTCGCGTGCTTCGACACCGACTCGACGTGGAACCTTCACGTCGACGAGAAGCTCCGTCGCGACCTGCCTGACGGCTCGGCACGGGTGAAAATCCTCGGCGCACCGGGGGCCTACAAAGTCGACTGGTGGAGTCCAGCACCTGGGGAGGATTGGGAGCCGGTCAAGCGCGGAGAGTTCGACGATGTCGAGGAGCCTAAGGAGGTCTCCCACCTAGCGTAA
- a CDS encoding Zn-dependent oxidoreductase has translation MSQNDSKREVACTLTEEQEAERREEVRARLVDHYLGYEEHENGVVVRFDGTDESLEALAEFTSNELQCCSFAEYEIAVSPPYEETRLTVTGPDGTTEMFQDGFVDRLDVESA, from the coding sequence ATGAGTCAGAACGACTCCAAGCGCGAGGTCGCGTGCACGCTCACCGAGGAACAAGAAGCGGAACGGCGGGAGGAAGTTCGGGCCCGCCTCGTCGATCACTACCTCGGGTACGAGGAACACGAGAACGGCGTCGTCGTTCGCTTCGACGGAACGGACGAGTCACTCGAAGCACTCGCTGAGTTCACGTCGAACGAGTTGCAGTGCTGTTCGTTCGCCGAATACGAGATCGCCGTCTCGCCCCCGTACGAGGAAACCCGCTTGACCGTCACCGGTCCCGACGGGACGACGGAGATGTTCCAAGACGGGTTCGTCGACCGGCTGGACGTCGAATCAGCCTGA